A section of the Pseudobacteriovorax antillogorgiicola genome encodes:
- a CDS encoding acyl-CoA dehydrogenase family protein, translated as MKAKGNFFLDNDDMRYQILQEDKLHELYKLFSSDEKEALGVSTTEEFQSLWLEMIESVGEFAGTQLRDNAAQVEKEDLVLKDGKVEVPPTMQSNVKTFVELGAHALSVPIKHGGMDAPILMELAGSEMIARACPSTLLNVGWYSSIANIIALFGNEEIQSMFLPDMITGEVSGSMSLTEPDVGSDLASMRSYGEEQEDGTWKIYGSKQFISNGSGGLSLVLAQNKKGAKGLKSLSLFVVPQELDGKANYIVSKIEEKPGLHGSATCALQFDGSKGWLVGKNGLGFKYMSLLMNEARLAVGFQGLGLMEACYRLAKDYADQRVAWSKPISQHEMICEKLLDMEAEIKTFRSLLYRGSYYASIVHFMERRIEDKALGDERTKELEKEIKNYQRKLREWTPLLKWWSGERSFVIARTCLQIHGGYGFTKEYQPEWWVRESLIISIYEGTSEIQALMCIKDTIKDIIRNPRRFAESLVAARMKALAETDAIKKRYYRIKLTYLNSIVTLVMKLMKQNVKGTFNENKSSDIIGLLKKLRETLVTFDNISPALLNASRICEMKAIVALSKAAVEDGERDPSRRSFALRFVNRWYPTMLRNKAELEWDDEQVAAIAQSKDDIAQASEG; from the coding sequence ATGAAAGCTAAAGGTAACTTTTTTCTCGATAACGACGATATGCGCTATCAAATTCTCCAAGAAGACAAGCTGCATGAGCTATACAAGCTGTTTTCCAGTGATGAAAAAGAGGCTTTGGGGGTCAGCACAACTGAAGAGTTTCAGTCTTTATGGCTGGAGATGATCGAGTCTGTGGGCGAGTTTGCAGGCACACAGCTACGCGACAATGCTGCTCAAGTAGAAAAAGAAGACCTCGTTCTAAAAGACGGTAAGGTGGAAGTTCCTCCTACCATGCAAAGCAATGTCAAAACGTTTGTAGAGCTTGGGGCACACGCTCTATCAGTTCCCATTAAGCATGGCGGAATGGATGCCCCCATTCTAATGGAGCTGGCGGGAAGCGAGATGATCGCACGGGCCTGCCCATCGACACTACTTAATGTTGGCTGGTACAGCTCGATTGCTAACATCATCGCCCTGTTTGGTAACGAAGAGATACAATCGATGTTTCTTCCCGACATGATTACCGGCGAAGTATCAGGGTCCATGTCGCTCACGGAACCCGATGTCGGCTCCGACTTGGCTAGCATGAGGTCCTATGGCGAAGAGCAAGAGGATGGAACTTGGAAGATCTATGGTTCCAAACAGTTCATCAGCAACGGCTCTGGAGGTTTGAGCCTCGTCCTAGCCCAAAATAAAAAAGGTGCCAAAGGACTTAAGAGCCTGTCTCTATTCGTTGTCCCCCAAGAGCTGGACGGCAAGGCAAACTATATTGTTAGCAAAATCGAAGAAAAGCCAGGTCTTCACGGCTCAGCCACATGTGCTTTACAGTTTGATGGCTCAAAAGGTTGGCTAGTTGGCAAGAACGGCCTTGGGTTCAAGTATATGTCCCTTCTCATGAACGAGGCCCGCCTCGCAGTTGGCTTTCAAGGCTTAGGTCTGATGGAAGCCTGCTATCGGCTCGCAAAGGACTACGCGGATCAACGGGTCGCATGGAGCAAACCGATTTCGCAGCACGAGATGATCTGTGAGAAGCTACTCGACATGGAAGCCGAGATCAAAACCTTCCGAAGCCTACTCTACCGCGGCTCATACTATGCATCCATCGTCCACTTCATGGAGCGACGAATCGAAGACAAGGCTCTCGGCGACGAGCGAACGAAAGAGCTTGAGAAAGAGATCAAGAATTACCAGAGAAAACTCAGAGAGTGGACACCTCTACTTAAATGGTGGTCTGGTGAGCGTTCCTTTGTGATCGCTAGAACCTGCCTGCAAATCCATGGTGGCTACGGTTTCACCAAAGAGTACCAGCCTGAATGGTGGGTGCGTGAGAGCCTTATCATCAGTATCTATGAAGGCACCTCTGAAATTCAAGCTCTCATGTGTATAAAAGATACCATCAAGGACATCATTCGCAACCCAAGACGATTTGCGGAAAGCTTGGTGGCAGCAAGGATGAAGGCACTTGCAGAAACGGATGCCATCAAAAAACGCTATTACAGAATCAAGTTGACTTACCTAAACAGTATTGTCACCTTGGTCATGAAACTGATGAAGCAAAATGTAAAAGGCACCTTCAACGAGAACAAATCGTCTGACATCATCGGCCTCTTGAAAAAACTTCGAGAAACGTTAGTTACCTTTGACAACATCTCTCCTGCCTTGCTGAATGCCTCGCGCATCTGTGAAATGAAAGCAATTGTAGCCCTTT
- a CDS encoding thioredoxin family protein — MEEWKPDQLKQSLDNGDKVFLKLWKRGCGICKLSNSATDRMEKNNTHGLTFAKINVDDHPEMLDLAGTGSLPLFFVFADKEKKGMYTGFKGLEKLQEFVDESLS, encoded by the coding sequence ATGGAAGAGTGGAAACCAGATCAGTTAAAGCAAAGTCTTGATAATGGTGACAAGGTGTTCTTAAAGCTTTGGAAACGAGGCTGTGGAATCTGCAAGCTTTCTAACTCAGCGACAGATCGTATGGAAAAAAACAATACCCATGGACTCACATTTGCCAAGATCAATGTCGACGATCATCCGGAAATGCTTGATCTCGCTGGAACCGGAAGCCTTCCTTTGTTTTTTGTTTTCGCAGATAAAGAAAAGAAGGGGATGTACACTGGCTTCAAAGGCTTGGAAAAGCTTCAAGAGTTTGTTGACGAATCCTTGTCTTGA
- a CDS encoding DUF2784 family protein: MEYQTLNILMHTTHIAVILTNCLFWAFKGWPRKLFLASFSLTIISWLGFGIYYGLGYCFLTDIHWQILRESGDTNLPPSYIHFILERWFEIYISRSKVDLMVGLVFGFLALIYIGFVAQAVKAKAICHQDKDSSTNS, from the coding sequence ATGGAATACCAAACCCTGAACATACTCATGCATACAACCCACATTGCAGTAATTCTCACCAACTGCCTATTCTGGGCTTTCAAAGGTTGGCCGAGAAAGCTATTTCTAGCCAGCTTTTCCCTCACTATTATTTCATGGTTAGGCTTTGGAATTTACTACGGACTTGGTTATTGCTTTCTCACGGATATTCACTGGCAGATTTTAAGGGAGTCAGGTGACACAAATTTGCCCCCCAGTTATATTCACTTTATTCTGGAACGATGGTTTGAAATCTACATTTCACGGTCAAAGGTTGACCTCATGGTAGGATTGGTTTTTGGCTTTCTTGCACTCATCTATATTGGTTTTGTGGCCCAGGCAGTAAAAGCCAAGGCCATTTGCCATCAAGACAAGGATTCGTCAACAAACTCTTGA